From a single Solanum dulcamara chromosome 4, daSolDulc1.2, whole genome shotgun sequence genomic region:
- the LOC129887350 gene encoding acetate--CoA ligase CCL3-like has protein sequence MVVERDIDHLPKNAANYTALTPLWFLERAAMVYPNRKSLIHGSVDYTWLQTYRRCRQLASALTKRSITFGSTVAVIAPNVPAMYEAHFGIPMAGAVLNAVNVRLNADTIAFLLGHCSAAVFMVDQEFFPLAKEALEILENKSEGKSNRPLIVVIADKNCDPAPFQYALEKGAVEYENFLETGDPDFPWKPPQDEWQSIALGYTSGTTASPKGVVLHHRGAYLMALSNAVVWSMKEGAVYLWTLPMFHCNGWCFTWTLAAICGTNICLRQVTAKSVYSSIAHLGVTHFSAAPVVLNTIVNAPKEETILPLPRLVHVSTAGASPPPPVLAAMTQRGFRVLHTYGLSETYGPSTICTWKPEWDLLPTDIQARLNARQGVRYVSLEHLEVVNPTDMKPVPADGKTMGEIIFRGNVVMKGYLKNPKANEAAFAGGWYHSGDLAVKHPDGYIEIKDRSKDIIISGGENISSVEVENILYQHPAILEVSVVARPDEQWGESPCAFVTLKPDVKETDQQQIADDIMKFSRSKMPKYCVPKSVFFGPLPKTATGKIQKHLLRAKAKEMGSLKKSRL, from the exons ATGGTGGTGGAGAGAGATATCGACCATCTTCCAAAGAATGCGGCAAACTACACCGCTTTGACGCCGTTATGGTTCTTGGAAAGGGCGGCTATGGTGTATCCCAACAGAAAATCTTTAATTCACGGCTCCGTTGACTACACATGGCTCCAGACTTATCGCCGTTGCCGTCAACTGGCTTCTGCTCTTACTAAACGTTCCATTACTTTTGGAAGCACG GTTGCTGTGATTGCGCCAAATGTTCCTGCTATGTATGAAGCTCATTTTGGAATTCCAATGGCTGGAGCTGTTTTAAATGCTGTCAATGTTCGTTTAAATGCAGACACAATTGCTTTTCTTTTGGGCCATTGCTCCGCTGCAGTTTTCATGGTGGACCAAGAATTCTTTCCATTGGCTAAGGAAGCTTtagaaattttagaaaataagagCGAAGGAAAATCAAATCGACCACTTATTGTAGTTATTGCTGATAAAAACTGTGATCCTGCCCCATTCCAATATGCTTTAGAGAAAGGGGCAGTTGAATATGAGAATTTCTTGGAAACTGGTGACCCAGACTTCCCATGGAAGCCACCACAGGATGAGTGGCAGAGTATTGCTCTGGGTTATACCTCTGGTACGACAGCTAGTCCTAAAGGAGTGGTGCTTCATCATCGTGGTGCATATCTTATGGCTCTAAGTAATGCCGTAGTTTGGAGTATGAAAGAGGGAGCTGTGTACCTTTGGACTCTACCAATGTTTCACTGCAATGGTTGGTGTTTCACTTGGACACTAGCAGCAATTTGTGGGACCAACATATGCCTTAGACAG GTAACTGCAAAGTCTGTTTATTCTTCCATAGCTCACCTTGGTGTGACCCATTTCTCTGCTGCGCCTGTGGTGCTCAATACCATAGTTAATGCTCCAAAAGAGGAGACCATCCTTCCCCTGCCTCGGCTAGTACATGTAAGCACTGCTGGtgcttctcctcctcctcctgtTCTTGCTGCAATGACTCAACGTGGCTTCCGTGTCTTACACACTTATGGACTTTCTGAAACCTACGGCCCCTCCACTATATGCACATGGAAGCCTGAGTGGGATTTACTTCCCACAGATATTCAAGCGCGTCTCAATGCACGTCAAGGTGTCAGATATGTAAGCCTGGAGCATCTGGAGGTAGTTAATCCAACGGACATGAAACCTGTTCCAGCCGATGGGAAAACAATGGGAGAAATCATCTTCAGGGGTAATGTTGTGATGAAAGGCTACCTGAAGAACCCGAAAGCCAATGAAGCTGCTTTTGCGGGAGGCTGGTATCATTCCGGTGATCTTGCTGTAAAACATCCAGATGGATATATTGAAATAAAAGACAGATCAAAAGACATCATCATATCTGGTGGTGAAAATATTAGTAGTGTTGAGGTCGAGAATATACTATATCAACACCCAGCAATACTGGAGGTCTCCGTTGTTGCAAGGCCTGATGAGCAATGGGGAGAGTCACCTTGTGCATTTGTGACATTAAAGCCTGATGTAAAGGAAACGGATCAGCAACAGATTGCAGATGATATTATGAAATTTAGTCGATCAAAGATGCCTAAGTACTGTGTCCCGAAGTCTGTGTTTTTTGGACCACTGCCAAAGACAGCTACAGGGAAAATACAGAAGCACCTATTAAGGGCAAAGGCAAAGGAGATGGGATCGCTGAAGAAGAGTAGATTGTAA